Proteins co-encoded in one Capsicum annuum cultivar UCD-10X-F1 chromosome 9, UCD10Xv1.1, whole genome shotgun sequence genomic window:
- the LOC107842791 gene encoding uncharacterized protein LOC107842791 yields MIHLKAIHYSMTPTQHAFINRTSHFQRKDLVRCLCKPNDSNSDSDAPSPTPPQGDTHQQELLAMIAQLQTQKVRLTDYLDERSAYLSQFAEDANTEIDQVGENALKELDEAGARIMENIESRMQAFEESMELNKQEIEKNEQKLADFVGQMEEERNEGLFFKTLGKKQPVDKAKAKEETEKIKQLNKEIAESNIRRNIYLALVGLVVVGITNALISSPSDWGKSAVLGAILVGLLSQVFYEQKVLLETETKQKQTSEEEKK; encoded by the exons ATGATTCATCTAAAAGCAATTCACTACTCTATGACACCAActcaacatgcttttatcaacAGAACAAGTCACTTCCAAAGGAAAGACCTCGTCCGCTGCCTCTGCAAACCGAATGATTCAAATTCAGACTCAGACGCCCCTTCACCTACACCGCCTCAAGGAGACACGCATCAGCAGGAGCTGCTTGCAATGATTGCCCAGCTTCAAACACAGAAAGTTCGTCTTACTGATTATTTAGACGAAAGATCTGCTTATCTATCACAGTTTGCTGAAGATGCCAACACTGAGATTGACCAAGTTGGTGAAAATGCCCTCAAAGAGCTTGACGAAGCTGGTGCAAGG ATAATGGAAAATATAGAGAGCAGGATGCAAGCTTTTGAAGAATCAATGGAGTTAAACAAACAAGAAATCGAAAAGAACGAGCAGAAGTTGGCGGACTTTGTAGGCCAAATGGAGGAGGAAAGAAATGAAGGGCTTTTCTTTAAGACCTTAGGGAAAAAACAACCAGTGGATAAAGCGAAAGCTAAGGAGGAAACAGAGAAGATTAAGCAACTCAATAAAGAAATTGCCGAGTCAAATATTAGAAGGAACATCTACCTTGCACTTGTGGGCCTCGTGGTAGTTGGAATTACGAATGCTTTGATCTCTTCACCATCTGACTGGGGAAAGAGTGCAGTTCTTGGAGCAATCTTGGTGGGTTTGCTTTCTCAAGTCTTCTACGAGCAGAAAGTGTTATTAGAAACAGAAACAAAGCAAAAGCAGACatctgaagaagagaaaaagtga
- the LOC107841538 gene encoding LOW QUALITY PROTEIN: pentatricopeptide repeat-containing protein At3g09060 (The sequence of the model RefSeq protein was modified relative to this genomic sequence to represent the inferred CDS: substituted 4 bases at 4 genomic stop codons), protein MDKDPKARILILFNLCFLDNSGLFDDRFVTTPYLNGQQRRDVFETRRDLLKKLTALQNQSFKLGKCIYAVIDIASQHPNYTHDSITFHHFLRKLSLSSNPKFLPHITHIVNMIQTQKCICSEDVALTVIKCYAKNSMVDKDMGVFQNMKYVFGCVPGVRSFNTLLNAFVISNQVSRAELFFKYFRTMDVCPNLETYNVLIKLHCXRRQFDKAKALLDWMXESGKMSDVYSYGTFINGLAKDGFLGEALKVFDEMFERELYPDVTCYNIIIDGFLKNGDYDSGRKIXERLISGTNVYLSMVSYNVMINGLCRCGKFNEGLELWNRMKRNAQKMDLFTCCALIHGLCELGNVNGAERIFKKMIETGLSPDVVVYGALLNGYCKVGEIKKCFELWEVMGIEDCRNVTSYNILIRGLFENRMVDEAISIWKLMGENGVVADSTSXGVLIHGLCKNGSLNKALNVLQAENEGERCVDLYAYSSIVKGLCREGRLDEATAMLDLMAKQGCTLSSHVCNALIKASKVQEALRFFGEMHSQNCSPTVVTYNVLIDGLCKAERFGDAYELVEEMLKKGWTPDMITYSLLVDGLCRSKMVDLALKLLNQIVSKGLKPDVTMVNIIIHGLCSVGKLENTLQIFLSMSQWECLPNLVTYNTLMEGFYKARDCKNASAVWALILRGGFQPDISSYNITLKGLASCHRMSDAILFFNDARKRKIHPTAVTWNILVRAVICG, encoded by the exons ATGGATAAAGACCCGAAAGCCAGAATTCTGATACTCTTCAACTtgtgtttcttggataactctgGTTTATTTGACGACAGATTCGTTACAACGCCATACCTCAATGGACAACAGAGAAGAGATGTCTTCGAAACAAGAAGGGATCTCCTTAAGAAATTGACAGCCTTGCAAAACCAATCGTTCAAGTTGGGGAAATGCATC TATGCTGTTATTGACATAGCTTCACAACACCCAAACTACACACACGACTCCATCACCTTCCACCACTTCCTCCGCAAACTCTCCCTCTCTTCAAACCCAAAGTTCCTCCCTCACATAACCCATATTGTAAACATGATTCAAACTCAGAAATGCATATGCTCTGAAGACGTCGCGTTGACTGTTATTAAATGTTATGCGAAGAATTCCATGGTTGATAAAGATATGGGAGTTTTTCAGAATATGAAGTATGTTTTTGGATGTGTACCTGGTGTTAGGTCATTTAATACCTTGCTTAATGCATTTGTCATTTCGAATCAGGTCAGTAGAGCGGAGTTGTTTTTCAAGTATTTTCGAACAATGGATGTGTGTCCAAATTTGGAAACTTATAATGTTTTAATTAAGCTTCATTGTTGAAGGAGGCAGTTTGATAAGGCGAAAGCATTGTTGGATTGGATGTAGGAGAGTGGGAAAATGTCTGATGTGTATAGTTATGGAACTTTCATTAATGGGCTTGCGAAGGATGGCTTTTTGGGCGAGGCATTGAAGGTGTTCGATGAAATGTTTGAGAGAGAGTTGTATCCGGATGTGACgtgttataatataataattgatgGGTTCTTGAAAAATGGCGATTATGATAGCGGGAGGAAGATTTAGGAGCGGTTGATTAGTGGAACGAATGTTTATCTTAGCATGGTTAGTTATAATGTGATGATTAATGGTTTATGTAGATGTGGTAAGTTTAATGAAGGATTGGAACTTTGGAATAGGATGAAGAGGAATGCACAAAAAATGGACTTGTTTACATGTTGTGCGTTGATTCATGGTTTGTGTGAGTTGGGTAATGTTAATGGGGCGGAGAGGATTTTTAAGAAAATGATTGAAACGGGACTATCACCTGATGTTGTTGTGTATGGTGCTTTGCTTAATGGTTATTGTAAGGTTGGGGAGATTAAAAAGTGTTTTGAGTTGTGGGAGGTGATGGGGATAGAAGATTGTCGCAATGTTACTAGTTATAATATATTAATTAGAGGTTTGTTTGAGAATCGAATGGTGGATGAAGCGATTTCTATTTGGAAGCTTATGGGTGAGAATGGCGTTGTTGCTGATTCAACATCTTAAGGAGTTCTAATTCATGGGTTGTGTAAGAATGGGTCTCTGAACAAGGCTTTGAATGTCTTGCAAGCTGAAAATGAAGGAGAAAGATGTGTGGATTTATATGCATACTCGTCTATTGTTAAGGGGTTGTGCAGAGAAGGAAGATTGGATGAAGCAACTGCAATGCTTGATTTGATGGCTAAACAGGGATGTACACTAAGTTCTCATGTTTGCAATGCACTAATCAAAGCATCTAAAGTTCAGGAGGCACTCCGATTTTTTGGTGAAATGCATAGTCAGAATTGTTCCCCAACAGTAGTAACATATAATGTGCTTATAGATGGGTTATGCAAAGCTGAAAGATTTGGTGACGCTTATGAGCTTGTGGAGGAGATGCTGAAGAAAGGGTGGACGCCGGACATGATAACATATAGCTTGTTGGTGGATGGTCTTTGCCGAAGCAAAATGGTGGACCTGGCCCTGAAGTTGTTGAATCAAATTGTTAGCAAGGGATTGAAGCCTGATGTGACCATGGTTAACATTATAATTCATGGCCTTTGCTCTGTTGGAAAACTTGAGAACACGTTGCAGATCTTTTTGAGCATGAGCCAATGGGAATGTCTCCCGAATCTCGTCACATATAACACCCTTATGGAGGGATTTTATAAAGCTAGAGACTGCAAAAATGCTTCAGCAGTTTGGGCTCTCATTTTAAGAGGTGGGTTTCAGCCTGATATTAGTTCTTATAATATTACTCTAAAGGGGCTTGCTTCTTGCCATAGAATGTCAGATGCCATATTATTCTTTAATGATGCTCGTAAAAGGAAAATCCATCCAACTGCAGTTACATGGAATATACTTGTTAGAGCAGTTATTTGTGGCTGA